A genomic segment from Moorena sp. SIOASIH encodes:
- a CDS encoding NIL domain-containing protein, whose product MKKRVTLTFPRRAIQMPVTYRLAKDFNVAANIIRAQVAPNQIGKLVLELSGDIDELDAAIEWMRTQNINVSLLSREILIDEDSCVDCGLCTGVCPTQALTLEPETFRLKFKRSRCIVCEQCIPTCPVQAISTNF is encoded by the coding sequence ATGAAAAAACGGGTAACCCTGACCTTTCCCCGACGGGCGATTCAGATGCCGGTGACTTACCGACTGGCAAAAGATTTCAATGTGGCTGCCAATATCATCCGCGCCCAAGTCGCTCCCAATCAAATCGGCAAACTTGTGCTAGAGTTATCTGGCGACATTGATGAATTGGATGCTGCGATTGAGTGGATGCGGACGCAAAACATTAATGTTTCCCTCCTCAGTCGCGAGATTTTGATTGATGAGGATAGTTGTGTCGATTGTGGCTTATGTACTGGGGTTTGTCCAACTCAAGCCCTAACTCTTGAGCCAGAGACATTCAGACTGAAGTTTAAGCGATCGCGTTGCATTGTCTGTGAGCAGTGTATCCCAACTTGCCCTGTTCAGGCCATTTCTACAAATTTTTAA
- a CDS encoding thioredoxin family protein: protein MAINSPDSTTPSSSPSVPTSGNRIRNFLIALVAIALGVALFLGLKTETSLGSLEAQAEASTPLEIALSNGKPTLMEFYANWCTSCQAMAKDLGQLKQQYKTKVNFVMLNVDNSKWLPELVKYRVDGIPHFVFFDEASTVIAQTIGEQPRQVLEANLDAIVTHVPLPYSQASGTVSDIDDSLSITITSQDDPRSHGSQVKGTR, encoded by the coding sequence ATGGCTATTAATTCACCAGACTCAACTACACCATCATCCTCCCCTTCAGTACCCACTAGTGGCAACCGGATCAGAAACTTTTTAATTGCCCTAGTAGCGATCGCACTGGGTGTTGCCCTATTCTTGGGATTAAAAACTGAGACTAGTCTCGGTTCCTTGGAAGCCCAAGCTGAAGCATCTACCCCTCTAGAGATTGCTCTGAGCAATGGCAAGCCAACCTTGATGGAGTTTTATGCCAACTGGTGTACCAGCTGTCAAGCCATGGCAAAGGATTTGGGTCAACTGAAACAGCAGTATAAAACCAAAGTCAATTTTGTCATGCTGAATGTGGATAACAGCAAGTGGTTACCAGAACTGGTCAAGTATCGAGTAGATGGTATTCCTCATTTTGTATTTTTTGATGAAGCCAGCACAGTGATCGCCCAAACTATTGGAGAACAACCCCGTCAAGTACTCGAAGCTAACTTAGATGCAATAGTAACCCATGTACCATTACCTTATAGCCAAGCTAGTGGTACGGTTTCGGATATTGACGATTCCCTGTCAATTACAATAACTAGTCAAGATGATCCTCGTAGCCATGGCAGTCAGGTAAAAGGCACAAGGTAA
- a CDS encoding DUF2062 domain-containing protein — MSRKFLSSYPQPLPSATKPLDLGKRKSIRPRGTFRRRLKYIYWRLVRMQGKPEAIARGLACGVFAGFFPLFGLQLIIGILLAVLLRGNKIAATAGTWISNPLTYVPIFAFNFHVGEWLLNQDELANVSFQSWQEFRELGSDIVLTLFVGCFAVGLVCAVVSYWLSVKLIYRLRTSRALQHQKKRCSERAASRTHRSEHYSANS, encoded by the coding sequence ATGTCTAGAAAATTCCTGTCAAGTTACCCACAGCCTTTACCCTCAGCCACCAAACCCCTTGACCTAGGTAAACGAAAGTCGATCAGACCGAGGGGAACTTTTAGACGACGCCTAAAATACATATATTGGCGCTTGGTTCGTATGCAAGGAAAACCAGAAGCGATCGCACGAGGTTTAGCATGTGGTGTGTTTGCTGGGTTCTTTCCCCTGTTTGGTCTCCAGTTAATTATAGGGATTTTGCTGGCGGTACTCTTGCGAGGGAACAAAATAGCTGCTACTGCTGGAACTTGGATTAGTAATCCCTTGACTTATGTACCGATTTTTGCATTCAACTTTCACGTCGGAGAATGGCTACTGAATCAGGATGAATTGGCTAATGTGAGTTTCCAATCTTGGCAGGAATTTAGAGAATTGGGGTCAGACATTGTTCTAACCCTATTTGTTGGTTGTTTTGCGGTTGGGTTGGTCTGTGCTGTGGTTAGTTATTGGTTGAGTGTAAAGCTGATCTATCGATTGCGGACTTCTCGTGCCTTGCAGCATCAGAAAAAGCGATGCTCTGAAAGAGCCGCTTCCCGAACGCACCGCAGTGAACACTATAGTGCTAACTCCTGA
- the dndE gene encoding DNA sulfur modification protein DndE translates to MQPPINQITLSQTAKDQLIKLKRQTKIPQWNVLCRWAICRSLAEPTMPSPVPIPADSNLELTWSVMAGDMADLLLIALKQRCYNDGLSLEPETLANQFRLHLHRGIGYLAGDTTIKKIEDLIALAVIKDEV, encoded by the coding sequence ATGCAACCCCCAATAAACCAGATCACACTTTCCCAAACTGCCAAAGACCAACTCATTAAACTCAAACGTCAGACCAAAATCCCTCAGTGGAATGTCCTTTGCCGCTGGGCAATCTGCCGTTCCCTCGCCGAACCGACAATGCCCTCCCCGGTTCCCATACCTGCCGATAGTAACCTTGAACTCACTTGGAGCGTGATGGCAGGAGATATGGCTGATCTGCTCCTGATTGCTCTCAAACAACGCTGCTATAACGATGGCTTAAGTTTGGAGCCAGAAACCCTAGCGAATCAGTTTCGCCTACACCTTCATCGAGGTATTGGTTACTTAGCAGGGGATACAACTATTAAAAAAATTGAGGATTTGATTGCTCTAGCTGTTATCAAGGATGAAGTTTGA
- the dndD gene encoding DNA sulfur modification protein DndD — MIFLELVLENFGPYLGRQVINLCPKRDDNSRPIILVGGMNGGGKTTMMDAIRLALYGHRAQCSTRGNLSYSDFLTQSVNRNALPIDNTRVELVFEHIENDQPMEYRIVRTWTKKPKDGKDNLGILEGDWLDSALTNTWDEYIENLLPLGISNLFLFDGEQVKELAEVEAPPPVVVEAIRSLLGLELADRLAIDLDILVTRKRKSMANQQQLANLEDIEKKLSSEQSDYELAKQELASIQEQLEQTREKQQQAFDKFVCDGGKIAAQRNQLESQLNHYNTKAEQIREQMRELAAGILPLSLIEPLLTQAQAQAEKESRASQAKLARDILQQRDQRLVDLLTALKLPAKKFDKIKGFLAKENQQIEQEAGDGQDAWLEAEEEMFHSLTNLLTYYQPTQKQLAEEQLVNRQNLEADINATKRQLATAAPPESYQELEDALKQAQTELAQAQAAYEIAKRRCDKLGYAIAQTKKDLARYGEETIDRKNDQHMLAASAKVQQSLKVFREQLTLRKLNKLEHEVTECFLYLLHKSDLVHRVAIDTNSFSLSLYDLQGKLVPKHRLSAGEKQLLAIALLWGLARVSGRNLPVAIDTPLGRLDSSHRSNLVERYFPAASHQVILLSTDTEIGKVEVKQLREADAIAQQYMLNYDPNKHRTTVESGYFYSQQVTA, encoded by the coding sequence GTGATTTTCCTTGAACTTGTCCTAGAAAACTTTGGCCCCTATCTGGGGCGTCAGGTGATCAATCTCTGTCCAAAAAGGGATGATAACTCTCGACCTATTATTCTAGTCGGTGGTATGAATGGTGGTGGCAAAACCACTATGATGGATGCTATTCGTCTGGCTTTATATGGACACCGCGCTCAATGTTCCACCCGTGGCAATTTGAGTTATAGCGACTTTCTAACTCAGTCAGTCAATCGCAATGCTTTACCCATTGACAACACCCGAGTGGAATTAGTTTTTGAACATATCGAGAACGACCAGCCCATGGAGTATCGGATTGTACGCACTTGGACAAAAAAACCGAAAGATGGTAAGGATAACTTAGGCATTTTAGAGGGAGACTGGCTGGATTCTGCCCTAACCAATACTTGGGACGAGTACATTGAAAATCTGTTGCCCTTAGGAATATCAAACCTATTTCTTTTTGATGGGGAACAGGTTAAAGAACTAGCAGAAGTGGAAGCACCACCCCCGGTTGTTGTGGAAGCGATTCGATCATTACTTGGTCTAGAACTTGCTGACCGCTTAGCCATTGACCTTGATATTTTAGTGACGCGCAAACGCAAATCTATGGCGAATCAACAGCAACTGGCTAATTTAGAAGATATCGAAAAAAAGCTCTCCTCTGAACAATCAGACTATGAACTAGCTAAACAAGAGTTAGCGAGTATTCAAGAGCAGCTAGAACAAACCAGGGAAAAACAGCAACAAGCTTTTGATAAATTTGTCTGTGATGGTGGTAAAATAGCAGCCCAACGGAACCAACTAGAGAGTCAACTCAATCACTACAATACTAAAGCTGAACAAATTCGTGAACAAATGAGGGAATTAGCAGCTGGTATTTTGCCTCTATCGTTAATTGAACCCCTACTCACCCAAGCCCAAGCTCAAGCAGAAAAAGAATCGCGGGCATCACAGGCTAAACTAGCTAGAGATATTTTACAACAGCGTGATCAACGTCTGGTAGATTTATTGACTGCCCTGAAGTTACCTGCTAAAAAATTTGATAAAATTAAAGGGTTCTTGGCAAAAGAAAATCAACAAATAGAGCAAGAGGCTGGAGATGGTCAAGACGCTTGGTTAGAAGCTGAGGAAGAAATGTTTCATTCCCTAACTAATCTCCTGACTTACTACCAACCAACTCAAAAGCAATTAGCTGAGGAGCAATTAGTTAACCGCCAAAATCTGGAAGCAGATATTAATGCAACTAAAAGACAACTAGCAACAGCTGCTCCTCCGGAATCCTATCAAGAACTCGAAGATGCACTAAAACAGGCACAAACGGAATTGGCTCAAGCTCAAGCAGCTTACGAAATCGCCAAACGCCGCTGTGATAAATTAGGATATGCGATCGCACAAACTAAAAAAGACTTAGCCAGGTATGGTGAAGAAACCATTGACCGCAAAAATGATCAGCATATGCTGGCCGCATCTGCTAAAGTCCAACAGAGCCTTAAGGTTTTCCGGGAACAGTTAACTCTGAGAAAACTGAATAAATTAGAACATGAGGTAACCGAATGCTTTCTCTATCTCCTCCATAAATCTGACCTAGTCCATCGAGTTGCCATCGACACCAACAGCTTCAGCCTATCCCTGTACGACCTACAAGGAAAACTTGTACCGAAACATCGTCTATCCGCTGGGGAAAAGCAATTATTAGCGATCGCATTATTGTGGGGACTCGCCCGTGTTTCTGGACGTAATCTACCGGTAGCCATTGATACCCCCCTCGGACGATTGGACTCCTCCCATCGCAGCAACCTAGTGGAACGCTACTTCCCCGCCGCCTCCCATCAGGTGATTCTGCTGTCTACAGATACGGAAATTGGTAAGGTCGAAGTGAAACAATTACGAGAAGCTGATGCGATCGCACAACAGTATATGCTAAATTATGACCCAAATAAACATCGGACAACCGTGGAATCGGGTTACTTTTACTCACAACAGGTCACTGCATGA
- a CDS encoding DUF924 family protein, translating to MIKALDSSNQILNFWFGKPDEPEYGKSRKVWFTKNPDFDQEMRTRFLDIYQQAAADELDNWQTSPYSCLALIILLDQFPRNMFRGQPQAFATDSKALSTAQYAVDRGFDKELLPVQRWFIYLPFEHSENLEHQRYCVELFSTLKDDPDSASTINYAYRHLEVIERFGRFPHRNKILGRVNTPEEEEFIKLPGSSF from the coding sequence ATGATCAAGGCTTTGGATAGCTCTAATCAGATATTAAATTTCTGGTTTGGTAAGCCGGACGAACCCGAATATGGCAAATCCCGCAAAGTCTGGTTTACTAAGAACCCAGATTTTGACCAAGAAATGCGGACGCGTTTCCTCGACATCTATCAACAGGCGGCGGCTGATGAGTTAGATAACTGGCAAACATCACCCTATAGCTGCCTAGCGCTAATTATCTTACTTGATCAGTTTCCTCGCAATATGTTTCGGGGTCAACCCCAAGCTTTTGCTACTGATTCCAAAGCATTGTCTACTGCCCAGTATGCTGTTGATCGAGGTTTTGACAAAGAACTGTTACCAGTGCAGCGCTGGTTTATCTACTTACCGTTTGAGCATAGCGAAAATCTCGAACATCAGCGCTACTGTGTTGAATTATTCTCGACTCTTAAGGATGATCCTGATAGTGCCAGTACCATTAATTATGCCTATCGTCATCTAGAAGTGATTGAACGTTTTGGTCGCTTTCCCCATCGTAACAAAATCCTTGGTCGGGTTAATACTCCAGAAGAGGAGGAATTTATAAAGCTGCCCGGTTCATCATTTTAG
- the dndC gene encoding DNA phosphorothioation system sulfurtransferase DndC, with product MNQVKLSENKPKNRTVAELVEEITALTTEIQQLYCLDAIPWVIGYSGGKDSTATLQLVWNAIAALPPEQRTKTIYVITTDTLVENPIVSAWVRNSLKQIKLAAEAQGLPFEPHLLQPEVKETYWVSLIGKGYPAPRGKFRWCTERLKIKPSNRFIRNVIRSSGEAIVVLGTRKAESQQRARRMKKMEAKRVRARLSPNINLPNSLVYSPIEDWQNDEVWLYLMQWQNPWEYSNKELFAMYRGASADNECPLVVDTSTPSCGSSRFGCWVCTLVSQDKSLTAMIDNDEEKEWLEPLLDLRKELEPGENRERRDFRRSNGNVQLYERNLDGQISVEPIPGPYTKEAREYWLRKLLTVETEIRQNCPENMRDITLISREELSEIRRIWLEEKHEFDDSLPRIYQEVTGEAFKDIRPGAENRLLGGDEWQVLEEICDNDAMHLELMAKLLDTERQYVTRSRRIGIYEALERCFDTSSRSKEDAIANAHLKRDLKTAADEGDVDTVKQLAWANLKFPVQNS from the coding sequence ATGAATCAGGTAAAACTCTCAGAAAATAAGCCAAAAAATCGTACTGTGGCTGAGCTGGTGGAGGAGATCACTGCTCTGACCACCGAAATTCAACAGTTGTACTGCTTAGATGCAATTCCCTGGGTGATAGGGTATAGTGGTGGCAAGGATAGCACCGCAACTCTACAGCTGGTATGGAATGCGATCGCAGCTCTGCCACCAGAACAGCGAACTAAGACTATCTATGTCATCACTACAGACACCTTAGTAGAGAATCCCATTGTTTCAGCTTGGGTTCGCAATTCTCTAAAACAGATTAAGTTGGCGGCTGAAGCTCAAGGATTGCCCTTTGAACCCCATCTCTTACAACCAGAGGTTAAAGAAACCTACTGGGTCAGTTTAATTGGCAAAGGTTACCCAGCCCCACGGGGGAAATTTCGCTGGTGTACTGAACGTTTGAAAATTAAACCCTCTAACCGTTTTATTCGGAATGTTATCCGATCTAGTGGAGAGGCTATTGTTGTTTTAGGCACTCGCAAAGCTGAAAGCCAACAACGGGCAAGACGGATGAAAAAAATGGAAGCTAAGCGAGTACGTGCTCGTCTAAGTCCTAATATCAATTTACCAAACTCGTTGGTTTATAGCCCCATTGAAGATTGGCAAAATGATGAGGTTTGGCTCTATCTCATGCAATGGCAAAACCCCTGGGAATACAGCAATAAAGAGTTATTTGCTATGTATCGAGGGGCTAGTGCTGATAATGAATGTCCATTAGTTGTAGATACGTCTACTCCTAGTTGTGGTAGCTCTCGTTTTGGTTGCTGGGTTTGTACACTAGTCAGTCAGGATAAATCCCTGACAGCGATGATTGATAATGACGAAGAAAAGGAATGGCTGGAACCTTTACTGGATTTGCGCAAGGAGTTGGAGCCTGGAGAAAACCGTGAGCGACGAGATTTTAGACGTAGCAATGGTAATGTCCAACTGTATGAACGGAATTTAGATGGACAAATCTCTGTTGAGCCAATTCCTGGTCCTTATACCAAAGAAGCACGGGAGTATTGGCTGAGAAAATTGCTTACTGTTGAAACTGAAATTCGTCAGAATTGTCCAGAAAATATGCGGGACATTACGTTGATTAGTCGAGAGGAACTTAGTGAGATTCGTCGCATCTGGCTAGAAGAAAAACACGAATTTGATGACAGTTTGCCCCGTATTTATCAAGAAGTTACTGGCGAAGCCTTCAAAGACATCCGTCCTGGCGCTGAAAACCGTCTGCTTGGTGGTGATGAGTGGCAGGTCTTAGAAGAAATCTGTGACAATGATGCTATGCATCTCGAACTAATGGCAAAACTGCTAGACACAGAACGCCAGTATGTGACTAGGTCTCGTCGTATTGGTATCTATGAGGCTTTGGAGCGGTGCTTTGACACTAGTTCTCGGTCTAAAGAAGATGCGATCGCTAATGCTCACTTGAAACGAGATTTAAAAACAGCTGCTGATGAAGGGGATGTTGACACTGTCAAGCAGCTGGCTTGGGCAAATTTAAAATTTCCAGTCCAAAATTCGTAA